In a single window of the Flavivirga spongiicola genome:
- a CDS encoding glycoside hydrolase family 130 protein, with product MNNQLAEHRLNKLKKAFKDLSEKANEKEKLSNGVFERYNNPILTKDHIPLPWRYDFDTQSNPFMMERIGVNAVFNSGAIKWNHKYILAVRVEGYDRKSYFSIAESDNGIDHFKFWDQPITLPQTENPDINVYDMRLTLHEDGWIYGIFCTERKDPTAPAGDTSSAIAGAGIVRTKDLLSWERLPDLISNAGQQRNVVMHPEFVKGKYALYTRPQDGFINVGQGGGIGLGYVTSMENPIIENERIINNKHYHTVYELKNGLGPAPIKTKDGWLHLAHGVRNTAAGLRYTLYMFMTSLDDISKVTHVPGGYFMAPENEERVGDVSNVLFSNGWIQDDDGAVYIYYASSDTRMHVATSSIDRLVDYVKNTPADNFKSGASVKVINQLILKNSKVTSDL from the coding sequence ATGAACAACCAACTTGCAGAACATAGACTCAACAAACTAAAGAAAGCCTTTAAGGATTTAAGCGAAAAAGCGAATGAAAAGGAAAAACTTTCTAACGGCGTTTTTGAGCGTTATAACAACCCCATTTTAACTAAAGACCATATTCCATTGCCATGGCGTTATGATTTTGATACACAATCAAATCCATTTATGATGGAACGTATAGGCGTTAATGCAGTTTTTAATTCCGGTGCCATAAAATGGAACCATAAATATATATTGGCTGTTAGGGTTGAAGGCTATGATAGGAAATCTTATTTTTCCATTGCAGAGAGTGATAATGGTATAGATCATTTCAAGTTTTGGGATCAACCAATAACATTACCTCAAACTGAAAACCCAGATATTAATGTATACGATATGCGTTTAACGCTGCATGAAGATGGGTGGATTTATGGCATTTTTTGTACTGAAAGAAAAGACCCAACAGCCCCTGCAGGAGATACAAGTTCTGCCATTGCAGGAGCAGGTATTGTAAGAACAAAAGATCTTTTAAGCTGGGAACGGTTACCGGATTTAATTTCAAATGCTGGTCAGCAACGTAACGTAGTCATGCATCCAGAGTTTGTAAAAGGCAAGTATGCGCTTTATACAAGACCACAAGATGGATTCATTAATGTTGGTCAAGGTGGCGGTATCGGACTTGGATATGTCACATCTATGGAAAACCCAATTATTGAAAACGAAAGAATCATTAACAATAAACATTATCACACCGTATATGAGCTAAAAAATGGTTTAGGGCCGGCTCCCATTAAAACCAAAGACGGGTGGTTGCATTTAGCACATGGTGTGCGTAACACGGCTGCCGGATTACGCTATACATTATACATGTTTATGACCAGCTTAGATGATATTTCTAAAGTGACGCATGTACCGGGAGGATATTTTATGGCACCGGAAAATGAAGAAAGAGTAGGAGATGTATCTAATGTATTGTTCTCTAACGGTTGGATTCAAGATGATGATGGTGCAGTATATATTTATTATGCATCTTCAGATACACGGATGCATGTTGCGACTTCAAGTATTGATCGTTTGGTAGATTATGTAAAAAACACGCCTGCAGATAATTTTAAATCAGGAGCATCTGTCAAAGTAATCAATCAGTTAATATTAAAAAATTCGAAAGTAACCAGTGACTTATAA
- a CDS encoding LamG-like jellyroll fold domain-containing protein, whose translation MKKLCIVLVLAAVIGCAESKKKNSTEQPKQQTESNASISGTNESANEKIDVAAMDHIVTYWDFGKENPFVSKGAVNYTLQKANDSVSITEMRGIKCLNLEEGGYLYIPREACPALNFHSENSSFTIVAKVNRLKKSYEQCEAIAGMWNETQKKRQYYLFLNLLQKESGDQVCGHVSDVGGPTPGHRWARDASIGKTPIAYGDWVTIAFTFDGAYAKSYLNGKLDSREGLNPYEFKRPLFDGGEAGSDFTVGAVDRLGEMGNYFVGGISYLAVFNKALSEAELKAFN comes from the coding sequence ATGAAAAAACTCTGCATAGTACTCGTTTTAGCAGCTGTCATTGGTTGCGCAGAATCAAAGAAAAAGAATAGCACAGAACAGCCAAAACAGCAAACCGAAAGTAATGCTTCAATATCTGGTACTAATGAAAGTGCAAATGAAAAAATAGATGTAGCAGCTATGGATCATATTGTTACCTATTGGGATTTTGGTAAAGAAAACCCTTTTGTTAGTAAAGGAGCAGTAAACTATACGTTACAAAAAGCTAATGATTCAGTAAGTATTACGGAAATGCGTGGTATTAAATGCCTCAATTTAGAAGAAGGCGGTTATTTATACATTCCAAGAGAAGCGTGTCCGGCATTAAATTTTCATAGTGAAAATTCTTCATTTACTATAGTAGCTAAAGTAAATCGATTAAAAAAATCTTATGAGCAATGTGAAGCTATTGCCGGTATGTGGAATGAAACTCAAAAGAAACGTCAATATTATTTGTTTCTAAACCTCTTACAAAAAGAAAGCGGCGATCAGGTTTGCGGTCATGTATCCGATGTTGGAGGCCCCACGCCCGGCCATAGATGGGCTAGAGACGCTTCCATAGGTAAAACACCTATAGCATATGGCGATTGGGTGACTATTGCCTTTACATTTGATGGTGCTTATGCAAAGTCTTATTTAAATGGTAAACTAGATTCCAGAGAAGGTTTAAACCCTTATGAATTTAAACGACCACTTTTTGATGGAGGAGAAGCAGGTTCCGATTTTACAGTTGGAGCCGTTGATAGATTGGGCGAAATGGGGAACTATTTTGTTGGAGGGATCTCATATCTAGCGGTATTCAATAAAGCATTATCAGAAGCTGAATTAAAAGCTTTTAACTAA
- a CDS encoding sulfatase: MINIGHFVTKSYCSVIVLCIFIIFSSCQEGEKQKSNTTVNDKYNVLFVSIDDLRPQLGCYGDPTVVTPSIDQFAKEATLFKRAYCQQALCSASRASMLTGLRPETTGITGMYQKGMPLDEQFPMVYTLPENFKDNGYFSYSIGKVFHQMGGTDVGSDNVADAWSKPAWNPHDVGPYGPKGMERYKVKYDSLASTGSDMRSLKDIPKVFYAEDPDIPDNQLPDGAMADKAIEMIKKFKADDTNFFLAVGFVKPHLPFVAPKKYWDLYDRNKIELAPNDFHPVGAPEYTMLQNIGIYKYEDAPAKNQNPTREQALDAVHGYLACISYVDAQFKKLIDALKTQNLYNNTIIVVYGDHGYQVGEHNGWGTKHSNYESSTHAPLIIRIPNATTSGKSINKLVEFTDVYPTLKDYCGLSEPENYELEGTSLRPLIEETATTWKDVAFSTYPRNIKGVGRALGTGMVTDRYRLVTWHVPEKAFTEYELYDHKIDPQENFNLINHPHYQEIIEELKTKMIIHSK; encoded by the coding sequence ATGATTAATATAGGACATTTTGTTACAAAAAGTTATTGTTCGGTCATTGTGTTATGCATTTTTATAATTTTTTCTTCTTGTCAAGAAGGAGAAAAACAAAAAAGCAACACGACTGTAAACGATAAGTATAATGTGCTTTTTGTATCTATAGATGACCTTCGTCCACAGTTAGGATGCTATGGAGATCCCACTGTAGTGACACCTAGTATTGATCAATTTGCAAAAGAAGCTACTTTATTCAAAAGAGCTTATTGCCAGCAAGCATTATGCTCGGCGTCACGAGCGTCCATGCTTACAGGTTTAAGACCCGAAACTACTGGTATAACAGGAATGTATCAAAAAGGAATGCCTTTAGATGAACAATTTCCAATGGTTTACACCCTGCCGGAAAATTTTAAAGACAACGGTTATTTTAGTTATAGCATAGGCAAGGTATTTCATCAGATGGGAGGGACAGATGTGGGGTCAGACAATGTAGCCGATGCCTGGAGTAAACCAGCTTGGAATCCTCATGATGTAGGACCATACGGTCCAAAAGGTATGGAAAGGTATAAGGTGAAATACGATTCTTTAGCAAGTACTGGCTCAGATATGAGGAGTTTAAAAGATATTCCCAAAGTATTTTATGCTGAAGACCCAGACATACCGGACAACCAATTACCAGACGGAGCTATGGCAGATAAAGCCATAGAAATGATTAAAAAGTTTAAAGCCGATGATACAAATTTCTTTTTAGCTGTTGGCTTTGTAAAACCTCATTTACCATTTGTTGCTCCTAAAAAATATTGGGATTTATATGATCGCAACAAAATCGAATTAGCACCAAATGACTTTCACCCAGTCGGAGCACCAGAATATACCATGCTTCAAAATATAGGTATTTATAAATACGAAGACGCGCCGGCAAAAAATCAAAACCCGACTAGAGAACAAGCGTTGGACGCTGTACATGGCTATTTGGCTTGTATCAGTTATGTAGATGCACAATTTAAAAAGTTAATCGATGCGCTTAAAACTCAAAACCTTTATAATAACACCATTATTGTGGTTTATGGAGATCATGGTTATCAGGTAGGAGAACATAACGGTTGGGGAACGAAGCATTCAAATTATGAGTCATCCACCCATGCACCATTAATAATTAGAATACCTAATGCTACCACTTCGGGAAAATCTATTAATAAATTAGTTGAATTCACTGATGTATATCCAACACTTAAAGATTATTGTGGCTTATCAGAACCTGAAAATTATGAATTGGAAGGCACAAGTTTACGTCCATTAATAGAGGAGACTGCTACTACATGGAAAGATGTCGCATTCAGTACTTACCCAAGAAACATTAAGGGTGTAGGTAGAGCGCTAGGTACAGGTATGGTAACAGATAGATACCGTTTGGTGACATGGCATGTCCCTGAAAAGGCGTTTACAGAATACGAACTTTACGATCATAAAATAGATCCTCAAGAGAATTTTAATTTAATAAACCATCCTCATTACCAAGAGATCATTGAGGAGTTAAAGACAAAAATGATTATTCACAGTAAATAA